A single window of Anaerolineae bacterium DNA harbors:
- the tsaE gene encoding tRNA (adenosine(37)-N6)-threonylcarbamoyltransferase complex ATPase subunit type 1 TsaE, protein CLRGELGVGKTRFVQGIAQGLQVEGPVRSPSFTLVWEYTSPAGLKLFHIDFYRLGDAVAESLAIGIEEYLYGDGVCVIEWSERAEPILPADRLTVEMRFIDDYKRGVLLRAGGERSRELLTAYRSVVIGHAPASSAPAGRS, encoded by the coding sequence TTGCCTGCGCGGCGAGCTGGGGGTCGGGAAAACGCGCTTTGTTCAGGGCATCGCCCAGGGGCTTCAGGTGGAAGGGCCGGTGCGCAGTCCTTCCTTCACCCTGGTGTGGGAGTACACGTCGCCGGCCGGCCTCAAGCTCTTCCACATTGACTTCTACCGCCTGGGCGACGCGGTGGCCGAATCCCTGGCCATCGGCATCGAGGAGTATCTCTATGGGGACGGCGTCTGCGTCATCGAGTGGTCGGAGCGCGCCGAACCCATCCTGCCGGCGGACCGTCTGACGGTGGAAATGCGTTTCATTGACGATTATAAGCGCGGCGTTCTACTGCGCGCCGGCGGCGAACGCTCCAGGGAATTATTGACCGCCTATCGGAGTGTAGTCATCGGACATGCGCCGGCGTCATCGGCGCCGGCCGGCCGCTCTTGA
- the tsaB gene encoding tRNA (adenosine(37)-N6)-threonylcarbamoyltransferase complex dimerization subunit type 1 TsaB, with amino-acid sequence MLLAIDTATRNASIALYDAHQVWAERTWFSDYNHTVELMPNIVDMFRLLRLEPARLRGVAVAIGPGSFTGMRIGLSVAKGLCLALGIPIKGIPTLDVVAQPFAGSDLPVCAVVHAGRGRFCAAVYRSVDGQWSRQGDFQLVTPDRLPALAEGRTIFCGELDEEARQAVQSALGKRAVIATPAQSVRRAAVLAEMAWPALASGQGDDLASLSPIYLHTAGDSP; translated from the coding sequence ATGCTGTTAGCCATTGACACCGCCACCCGCAATGCCAGCATCGCGCTCTATGACGCGCACCAGGTCTGGGCGGAGCGCACCTGGTTCTCGGATTACAACCACACCGTCGAGCTGATGCCCAACATTGTGGACATGTTCCGCTTACTGCGGCTGGAGCCGGCGCGCCTCCGCGGGGTGGCGGTGGCCATCGGCCCAGGCTCCTTCACCGGCATGCGCATCGGGCTGAGCGTTGCCAAGGGGTTGTGCCTGGCGCTGGGGATCCCCATCAAGGGTATCCCCACCCTGGACGTGGTGGCCCAGCCTTTCGCCGGCAGTGACCTGCCGGTGTGCGCGGTGGTGCACGCCGGCCGCGGGCGCTTCTGCGCCGCGGTGTACCGCAGTGTGGACGGACAGTGGAGCCGGCAGGGAGATTTCCAGCTTGTCACGCCGGACAGACTGCCGGCGCTGGCGGAAGGCCGGACGATTTTCTGCGGGGAGCTGGATGAGGAAGCCCGGCAGGCGGTGCAGTCCGCGCTGGGGAAGCGCGCCGTGATCGCCACGCCGGCGCAGTCGGTGCGGCGAGCGGCGGTGCTGGCGGAAATGGCCTGGCCGGCGCTGGCCTCCGGTCAGGGCGACGACCTGGCCAGCCTGTCGCCCATTTACCTGCACACGGCCGGCGACTCGCCATGA
- the rimI gene encoding ribosomal protein S18-alanine N-acetyltransferase gives MRDTPLDWTDIPYLVRPMQVADIEQVMPIERSSFTSPWPASAFEYDLLHNRHAHYFVVTPRPAQEAGEPKPASWLNRLLRTAPPSPSPSGPVLGYAGFWALVDEAHLANIAVAPEWRGRGLGELLLVTVIDRAVELGLVVVTLEVRVSNLRAQKLYRKYGFEVVGERRHYYSDNGENAYIMTTGIITSAAYQRRLAELKEALHAKLRAQTAPPPAE, from the coding sequence ATGAGGGATACGCCGTTGGATTGGACCGATATCCCGTACCTGGTGCGGCCCATGCAGGTGGCCGATATCGAGCAAGTCATGCCCATCGAGCGGTCGAGTTTCACCTCCCCCTGGCCGGCCTCCGCCTTTGAGTATGACCTCCTGCACAACCGGCACGCGCATTATTTCGTCGTGACCCCGCGGCCGGCGCAGGAAGCAGGGGAGCCGAAGCCGGCTTCCTGGCTGAACCGGCTCCTGCGCACTGCCCCGCCCTCCCCCTCACCGTCCGGGCCGGTGCTGGGATACGCCGGCTTCTGGGCGCTGGTGGACGAGGCGCACCTGGCCAATATCGCGGTGGCCCCGGAGTGGCGCGGGCGCGGGCTGGGGGAACTGCTGTTGGTAACGGTCATCGATCGTGCGGTGGAGCTGGGCTTGGTGGTGGTGACGCTGGAGGTACGGGTGAGCAACCTGCGGGCGCAGAAGCTGTACCGCAAGTACGGCTTCGAGGTGGTGGGGGAGCGCCGGCACTATTATTCCGACAACGGCGAGAACGCCTACATCATGACCACGGGCATCATCACCAGCGCCGCATATCAGCGCCGGCTGGCCGAGCTGAAGGAAGCCCTGCACGCCAAACTGCGCGCCCAGACCGCGCCGCCCCCAGCGGAATGA
- a CDS encoding protein jag — MERRGESVEVRGKTVEEAIAAGLAQLGLSRDQVEVEILSHGSRGLLGIGAEDARVRLAPRVEAAPAEAQEQVLSEEYWEGPEVEEEEAGAEVTKAPALSPKEVERIARDALQGILQRMSIQARIVSKPPTEFMLEGDNPPPVVLDIQGRDLGMLIGRRGETLGALQFLVRLIVNHRTRRWYNIVIDVQGYKERREQQLRRLAERMAEQVVATRRSVVLEAMPPYERRIVHLALRDHPQVTTHSIGEGDNRKVMIHLRQ; from the coding sequence ATGGAAAGAAGAGGAGAAAGCGTCGAGGTTAGAGGAAAAACCGTTGAGGAGGCGATTGCCGCCGGCCTGGCCCAGTTGGGGCTGAGCCGGGACCAGGTGGAGGTGGAAATCCTGAGCCACGGCAGTCGCGGCCTGCTGGGCATCGGCGCCGAAGATGCCCGGGTGCGCCTGGCGCCGCGGGTGGAAGCCGCCCCTGCCGAAGCGCAGGAACAGGTTCTTTCGGAGGAATATTGGGAAGGGCCGGAGGTAGAAGAGGAAGAGGCCGGGGCCGAGGTCACCAAAGCGCCGGCGCTCTCCCCCAAAGAGGTGGAGCGCATCGCCCGCGACGCCCTACAGGGCATCCTCCAGCGCATGTCCATCCAGGCGCGCATCGTCTCCAAGCCCCCGACGGAGTTTATGCTGGAGGGGGATAACCCGCCGCCGGTGGTGCTGGACATCCAGGGCCGGGACCTGGGGATGCTGATCGGCCGGCGCGGCGAGACCCTGGGCGCTCTCCAGTTCCTGGTGCGGCTGATTGTCAATCACCGTACGCGCCGCTGGTACAATATCGTGATTGATGTGCAGGGCTACAAGGAGCGGCGCGAACAGCAGTTGCGCCGGCTGGCCGAACGCATGGCCGAGCAGGTGGTGGCGACCCGCCGCTCAGTGGTGCTGGAAGCCATGCCGCCGTACGAGCGGCGCATCGTGCACCTCGCCCTGCGCGATCACCCCCAGGTGACCACGCACAGCATCGGCGAAGGGGATAACCGCAAGGTGATGATTCACCTGCGGCAGTGA
- a CDS encoding membrane protein insertase YidC, with amino-acid sequence MLNGLLLLYGALGQNFAAAIAVFTIIIRLLTLPLSLPQQRSAKKMQELQPKLQELQKKYKDDKEKLAQAQMELYREAGVNPLGGCLPLLIQFPIWIGLYQSIAQTLAAGPLQLLNLSNNIYKSLPWLSSLVPVKNTFLWLDLGKPDPLYILPVLVVATTWFQQKVMSPPSSDPQSASMNQSMQVMFPLMLGFFSLQFPSGLALYFVVSNIVGIVIQYFTPGWVGVSFGKRGAPPAKAVTSKAPASSAPTASAPVDAQPAEGQTAKKGQQYGKKRRKRRG; translated from the coding sequence AACTTCGCCGCGGCCATCGCTGTGTTCACCATCATTATCCGCCTGCTCACCCTGCCGCTGAGCCTGCCCCAGCAGAGATCCGCCAAGAAGATGCAGGAATTACAGCCCAAGCTCCAGGAACTGCAGAAGAAATACAAGGACGACAAGGAGAAGCTGGCGCAGGCCCAGATGGAGCTGTACCGCGAGGCCGGCGTCAACCCGTTGGGCGGGTGTCTGCCGCTCCTCATCCAGTTCCCCATCTGGATCGGCCTGTATCAGTCCATCGCCCAGACGCTGGCGGCCGGCCCGCTTCAACTGCTGAACCTTTCCAATAATATCTACAAGAGCTTGCCATGGCTCTCCTCGCTGGTGCCGGTGAAGAACACCTTCCTCTGGCTGGACCTGGGCAAGCCGGACCCGCTCTACATCCTGCCGGTGCTGGTGGTGGCCACGACCTGGTTCCAGCAGAAAGTGATGTCGCCGCCCTCCTCCGACCCACAGTCGGCGTCCATGAACCAGAGCATGCAGGTGATGTTCCCCCTGATGCTGGGCTTTTTCAGCTTACAGTTCCCCTCCGGGCTGGCGCTCTATTTCGTCGTGTCCAACATTGTGGGCATCGTCATCCAGTACTTCACGCCGGGTTGGGTGGGCGTGTCGTTCGGGAAACGGGGGGCGCCGCCGGCCAAGGCCGTGACCAGCAAAGCGCCGGCCAGCAGTGCGCCCACCGCCTCCGCTCCTGTGGATGCACAGCCTGCCGAGGGACAAACCGCTAAGAAAGGGCAACAGTATGGAAAGAAGAGGAGAAAGCGTCGAGGTTAG